One Flavobacterium sp. 90 DNA segment encodes these proteins:
- a CDS encoding glycosyl hydrolase family 18 protein, translated as MIKNKALLGILFFISSLLSAYSCSTDKETNPINIKTKTARVVGYLSTDNISKMNSMQFCKLTHLNIAFANPDKNGNLIFSGDIDALIKYAKSVNPNIVISISLAGGVISPEQAANWSYLIDKPENRPALIQNILNFVELHHLDGVDVDLEWDAVTSGYSGFVIELKKSLAEHKKLLTAALPNNTRFENINSEALNAFDFLNIMAYDSTGPWTPNNPGQHSSMAFAKDGIIFWHKLQNVSSDKLTLGVPFYGYNFTYPEATSSTFAQIVEAGTQFADQDEIGKIYYNGRPTISQKVEFASENTGGIMIWELAQDSFGEYSLLDVIHKKYTSLKTKTTGLCGN; from the coding sequence ATGATAAAAAATAAAGCCTTATTAGGCATCCTTTTTTTTATAAGCTCACTTTTGTCTGCTTATAGTTGTTCAACTGACAAAGAAACAAATCCGATAAATATAAAAACTAAAACAGCCAGAGTTGTTGGATATTTATCAACGGATAATATTAGCAAAATGAATTCGATGCAGTTTTGCAAATTAACACACCTTAATATAGCATTTGCAAATCCTGATAAAAATGGGAATCTAATTTTTTCAGGAGATATTGATGCACTTATTAAATATGCTAAATCGGTTAATCCTAATATTGTAATAAGCATTTCTCTTGCAGGTGGGGTTATTTCTCCAGAGCAAGCTGCAAATTGGTCTTATTTAATTGATAAACCCGAAAATAGACCGGCTTTAATTCAAAACATACTAAATTTTGTCGAATTGCACCATTTAGACGGAGTAGATGTAGATCTCGAATGGGATGCAGTAACTTCAGGATATAGCGGTTTTGTTATTGAATTAAAAAAGAGTCTTGCAGAACATAAAAAACTTTTAACTGCTGCTTTACCCAATAATACCAGATTCGAAAATATAAATTCAGAAGCTTTGAATGCGTTCGATTTTCTAAATATTATGGCGTATGATAGTACTGGTCCGTGGACTCCTAATAATCCGGGACAACATAGTTCGATGGCTTTCGCCAAAGACGGAATTATTTTTTGGCACAAACTTCAAAATGTATCCAGTGATAAACTGACTCTTGGTGTTCCTTTTTATGGATATAATTTTACATATCCGGAAGCTACCAGTTCTACTTTTGCTCAGATTGTAGAAGCAGGAACTCAATTTGCAGATCAGGATGAAATAGGAAAAATTTATTATAACGGAAGACCAACCATTTCACAAAAAGTAGAATTTGCTTCTGAGAATACGGGAGGAATTATGATTTGGGAATTGGCACAAGATTCTTTTGGTGAATATTCTTTGCTGGATGTTATTCATAAAAAATATACTTCTTTAAAAACTAAAACAACCGGATTGTGTGGGAATTAG
- a CDS encoding SusC/RagA family TonB-linked outer membrane protein, translating into MKKIFLIFMIVFTAQVSLAQVRNVKGVITDSAGMPLPGASVAVQGGQKGASTDFDGLYTIEVQKGQTLVFSYVGLETQTIVVGDASTINVKMQQASSNALNEVVVTSLGLKKSKKTLTYAAQEVKGEEVTRVKDANLMNSLSGKVAGMIVGKSSAGAGGAVKVTIRGNSSATNNQPLYVVDGIPLLNSTSAMSNQVFGDTAGGNRDGGDAISMMNPDDIESMTVLKGASAAALYGSQGANGVILITTKKGKEGKVTANYNSSVFVDNVVSLPDFQTNYGSAPSSDLSWGPAKKSPDHVKGFYNTGVTMINSIAINGGSDKATTSLTYANTNVDGVIPTNEFKKNNIALRQSIKLFDDKVTVDASLSYAEQKINNKPTNGLYFNPLTGVYLFPRGNDFADYYKNYEQFNSTRNLMDQRWPSATSDIIQNPGWILNRNASIDKNQSLISSAAISYKANNWLSFKARGGYNRLYNTFDKRMYAGTNETLAPSTGRYIYSDSESYQLYGDLIATINTKFNDDFTFSATLGTSLTKSTVNDAYVSDSGQKNGLINANWFNTGNFVSAERNAHTIGGKKEVQSVFASATFGYKDMLYLDVTGRNDWSSTLVNTDNLSFFYPSVGLSAILSQMVTLPEAISYAKVRASYAQVGNDVSAFLTSPVNTIVGGQVTPPLVGPKPGTSLKPEMQNSYEFGTEWRFLNNRIGFDFTYYRNETKNQLITAPAPIPNTTGYQNYAFNAGSIENKGFEITLTGKAIANDNFSWDLGLNYASNKNTVLDLGAGANGGVNTVVLTNGDPNSYKYVLEVGKPFGEIQGKNIVRNAQGQIVLDKDKNIQKTDFVDLGSSNPDFMLGFSNSFKYKKLTLNLLIDGRFGGHVMSMTEAMLDYYGVSKKSGDARDAGGVKINAVDQDGNAVTTMDAQKYYSQVGNRAGATGEYMYKATNVKLGEVSLGYTFDFSKETVFKTVNLALVGKNLFFFYKDAPFDPNVTLSSGEGLQGVDIFGAPSTRSIGVNLNLTF; encoded by the coding sequence ATGAAAAAAATTTTCTTAATCTTTATGATTGTTTTTACGGCGCAAGTTTCGCTTGCTCAGGTAAGAAATGTTAAAGGTGTGATTACAGATTCTGCAGGGATGCCATTGCCAGGTGCATCTGTTGCTGTACAAGGAGGTCAAAAAGGTGCTTCTACCGATTTTGATGGTTTGTATACAATTGAAGTGCAAAAAGGACAAACTTTAGTTTTTAGCTATGTTGGTCTTGAAACACAAACTATCGTTGTAGGTGATGCTTCTACAATTAATGTAAAAATGCAACAAGCTTCATCTAATGCATTAAATGAAGTTGTAGTAACATCTTTAGGGCTTAAAAAATCAAAAAAGACTTTAACTTATGCTGCACAAGAAGTAAAAGGTGAAGAGGTTACAAGAGTTAAAGATGCCAATTTAATGAACAGTTTATCTGGTAAAGTTGCCGGTATGATTGTTGGAAAAAGTTCTGCTGGAGCTGGAGGTGCTGTAAAAGTAACTATTCGTGGTAACTCATCTGCTACAAACAATCAGCCATTATATGTTGTTGACGGAATCCCATTATTGAACTCTACTTCTGCTATGTCAAACCAGGTTTTTGGTGATACAGCCGGAGGTAACAGAGATGGTGGAGATGCAATCTCAATGATGAATCCTGATGACATCGAATCTATGACAGTACTTAAAGGAGCTTCTGCAGCTGCTTTGTACGGTTCTCAAGGTGCGAATGGTGTTATCTTAATAACAACTAAAAAAGGAAAAGAAGGAAAAGTAACGGCAAATTATAATTCAAGTGTATTTGTAGACAATGTAGTTTCTTTGCCAGATTTTCAAACTAATTATGGTTCAGCTCCATCATCTGATTTATCTTGGGGACCAGCAAAAAAATCTCCTGATCATGTTAAAGGGTTTTATAATACTGGTGTAACTATGATTAACTCTATCGCTATAAACGGTGGTAGCGATAAGGCGACAACTAGTCTTACTTATGCAAATACTAACGTTGATGGTGTGATACCAACAAACGAGTTTAAGAAAAATAACATTGCGCTTCGTCAAAGCATTAAATTGTTTGATGATAAAGTAACTGTTGATGCGTCATTATCTTATGCTGAACAAAAAATCAACAATAAACCAACAAATGGATTATACTTCAACCCATTAACAGGAGTTTATTTGTTTCCAAGAGGAAATGATTTTGCTGACTACTATAAGAATTACGAACAATTTAATTCTACTAGAAACTTAATGGACCAAAGATGGCCATCAGCGACTTCAGATATTATTCAAAACCCGGGTTGGATTTTAAATAGAAATGCTTCTATCGATAAAAATCAATCATTAATTAGTTCTGCTGCAATTTCATATAAAGCAAACAACTGGTTAAGTTTTAAAGCTAGAGGAGGTTATAACAGATTGTATAATACATTTGATAAAAGAATGTACGCAGGAACAAATGAAACTTTGGCTCCATCTACAGGTAGATACATCTACTCAGATAGTGAAAGTTACCAATTATATGGTGATTTGATTGCTACGATCAACACAAAATTCAATGATGATTTCACATTCAGTGCTACTCTTGGTACGAGTTTAACAAAATCTACAGTTAATGACGCTTATGTAAGTGATTCAGGTCAAAAGAATGGATTAATTAATGCAAACTGGTTTAATACAGGTAACTTTGTGTCTGCTGAAAGAAATGCTCACACTATTGGAGGTAAAAAAGAAGTTCAATCAGTTTTTGCAAGTGCAACTTTTGGTTACAAAGACATGCTTTATCTTGATGTAACAGGAAGAAATGACTGGTCTTCAACTTTAGTGAATACAGATAACTTAAGTTTCTTTTATCCTTCGGTAGGTTTATCAGCAATTTTAAGCCAAATGGTAACATTGCCAGAAGCAATAAGTTATGCAAAAGTAAGAGCTTCTTATGCTCAAGTAGGTAATGATGTTTCTGCTTTTTTAACTTCACCTGTAAATACAATAGTTGGTGGTCAAGTTACTCCGCCATTAGTTGGACCAAAACCAGGTACTTCTTTGAAACCGGAAATGCAAAATTCTTATGAATTTGGTACAGAGTGGAGATTCTTGAATAATAGAATCGGATTTGATTTTACTTACTATAGAAACGAAACTAAAAATCAATTAATTACTGCTCCGGCTCCAATTCCAAATACTACAGGATACCAAAACTATGCATTTAATGCTGGTAGTATCGAAAACAAAGGTTTTGAGATTACTTTAACAGGTAAAGCAATTGCTAATGATAATTTTTCTTGGGATCTTGGATTAAATTATGCTTCAAATAAAAATACAGTACTTGATTTAGGTGCTGGTGCAAATGGAGGTGTTAATACTGTTGTTTTAACTAACGGAGATCCAAATAGCTATAAATATGTTTTAGAAGTAGGAAAACCATTTGGTGAAATTCAAGGAAAAAATATAGTTAGAAATGCTCAGGGACAAATCGTACTTGATAAAGATAAGAATATTCAAAAAACGGACTTTGTTGATTTAGGTAGCTCTAATCCTGATTTTATGTTAGGTTTTTCTAACTCATTCAAATACAAAAAATTGACTTTAAATTTACTTATTGATGGTAGATTTGGTGGTCACGTAATGAGTATGACTGAAGCAATGCTTGATTATTATGGTGTTTCTAAAAAAAGTGGTGATGCAAGAGATGCTGGAGGAGTTAAGATAAATGCAGTAGATCAAGATGGAAATGCAGTAACAACAATGGATGCTCAAAAATATTATTCACAAGTTGGTAATAGAGCTGGTGCAACAGGAGAATATATGTACAAAGCTACAAACGTGAAATTAGGAGAAGTTTCTTTAGGATATACTTTTGATTTCAGTAAAGAAACAGTTTTCAAAACAGTGAATCTTGCACTTGTTGGTAAAAACTTATTTTTCTTCTACAAAGATGCTCCGTTTGATCCAAACGTAACATTAAGTTCTGGAGAAGGATTACAAGGTGTTGATATTTTTGGTGCTCCATCAACAAGAAGTATTGGTGTTAATTTAAATTTAACTTTCTAA
- the nagB gene encoding glucosamine-6-phosphate deaminase: MKSALEIKPDISYKSAGKFEETRFEKIHNEIFKSSVEASVIVAQEIAQLIRSKQDKGKSCVLGLATGSSPIKVYEELVRMHREEGLSFSNVITFNLDEYYPMTKENNQSYHYFMHQHLFNHIDINPDNVNIPDGTVHIDELNQYCIDYEMNIKNAGGLDFQLLGIGRTGHVGFNEPGSHINSGTRIITLDHITRVDASSDFNGIDNVPKRAITMGVSTILRSKRIVLMAWGQNKADIIKRTIQGDISSEVPATFLQNHPNATFVLDQSAASELTRFKTPWLVGECIWNQELKSKAIVWLCQKTKQSILKLTDRDYNNNGMSDLLAQEGSAYDLNINMFNVLQHTITGWPGGKPNTDDSHRPERANPAKKRVILFSPHPDDDVISMGGTFSKLIKQGHDVHVVYQTSGNIAVTDDEALKFAEVAKDFIGEAGAGINFKSVIEFLNSKSENQIDSLEVRKLKGLIRRRESYAATRYIGLKDENTHFLDLPFYETGQVKKNPLGPEDIAIVKDIIAQIKPHQVFAAGDLADPHGTHEVCLNAIFAALKELKPEKYMDDCWLWLYRGAWHEWDIHEIDMAVPLSPSEVLLKRHAILYHQSQKDRVMFQGNDSREFWVRAEDRNKNTAILYDELGLAEYEAIEAFKRFDY; this comes from the coding sequence ATGAAAAGTGCTTTAGAAATAAAACCTGATATCAGCTATAAAAGCGCAGGAAAATTTGAAGAAACTCGATTTGAAAAAATTCATAACGAAATCTTCAAAAGTTCTGTAGAAGCTTCAGTAATTGTAGCGCAGGAAATTGCGCAATTAATTAGATCTAAACAAGACAAAGGTAAATCTTGCGTATTAGGTTTAGCAACAGGTTCTTCTCCTATAAAAGTATATGAGGAATTAGTGAGAATGCACAGAGAAGAAGGCTTGAGTTTTAGCAATGTAATCACTTTTAACCTGGATGAATATTATCCAATGACAAAAGAGAACAATCAGAGCTATCATTATTTCATGCATCAGCATCTTTTTAATCACATTGACATTAATCCAGATAATGTTAATATTCCAGATGGAACCGTTCATATTGATGAATTAAATCAATATTGCATCGACTACGAAATGAATATTAAAAATGCCGGAGGATTAGATTTTCAACTATTAGGAATTGGTCGTACAGGTCACGTAGGTTTCAACGAACCTGGATCACACATCAATTCAGGAACCAGAATTATTACACTGGATCACATTACAAGAGTAGACGCTTCATCAGATTTTAATGGTATTGATAACGTTCCTAAAAGAGCGATTACCATGGGAGTTTCTACGATTTTAAGATCAAAGAGAATCGTATTAATGGCTTGGGGACAAAACAAAGCCGATATCATCAAAAGAACTATTCAGGGAGATATCAGTTCAGAAGTTCCTGCGACATTTTTACAAAATCATCCTAATGCGACTTTCGTATTAGACCAGTCTGCAGCATCAGAATTAACGCGTTTCAAAACGCCTTGGTTAGTTGGAGAATGCATCTGGAATCAGGAATTAAAAAGCAAAGCGATTGTTTGGTTGTGCCAAAAAACAAAACAATCAATCTTAAAATTAACAGACAGAGATTACAACAACAACGGAATGTCTGATCTTTTGGCACAAGAAGGTTCTGCTTATGATTTGAACATCAATATGTTCAACGTATTGCAGCATACCATTACAGGATGGCCAGGTGGAAAACCAAATACAGACGATTCTCATCGTCCGGAAAGAGCCAATCCGGCAAAAAAACGAGTGATTCTTTTTAGTCCGCATCCGGATGACGATGTGATTTCTATGGGAGGAACTTTTTCAAAATTGATAAAACAAGGTCACGATGTACACGTTGTATATCAAACCTCCGGAAATATTGCAGTTACAGACGACGAAGCATTGAAATTTGCTGAGGTTGCCAAAGATTTTATTGGTGAAGCAGGCGCAGGAATCAACTTCAAATCTGTGATTGAATTTTTGAATAGCAAATCAGAAAATCAAATCGATTCTCTTGAAGTTCGAAAATTAAAAGGATTAATCAGAAGAAGAGAATCTTATGCAGCGACAAGATATATTGGGCTGAAAGATGAAAATACACACTTTTTAGATCTTCCGTTTTACGAAACAGGACAGGTAAAAAAGAATCCATTAGGACCAGAAGATATTGCGATTGTAAAAGATATCATTGCACAAATCAAACCACATCAGGTATTTGCTGCAGGAGATTTGGCAGATCCACACGGAACTCACGAAGTTTGTCTAAATGCAATTTTTGCGGCTTTGAAGGAATTAAAACCGGAGAAATACATGGACGATTGCTGGTTGTGGTTGTACAGAGGAGCTTGGCACGAATGGGATATTCACGAAATTGATATGGCCGTTCCGCTTTCTCCATCAGAAGTATTGCTAAAACGTCATGCGATTTTGTACCACCAATCTCAAAAAGACAGAGTAATGTTTCAAGGAAATGACTCAAGAGAATTCTGGGTTAGAGCCGAAGATCGTAACAAAAATACAGCGATTCTATACGATGAATTAGGATTGGCTGAATACGAAGCAATTGAAGCTTTTAAGCGTTTTGATTACTAG
- a CDS encoding SusD/RagB family nutrient-binding outer membrane lipoprotein: MKTKHIIIVLLSVFTVVGCTDNFDELIKDPVALSPNPAGQLTFTQLCMSGNGYYQHRTNLIYSGGFIQHYSGSWAVTEYGGKFKPVDDYATALWRSVYSNEMKNVVDIIDKTSGDPAARNMNAVGKIMKVMIAQRLTDIYGDVPYSEAGLGFSKGIVTPKYDKQEDIYNSFFKELEEASAQLNAGGGSVKGDLFYSGDISKWKKLANTMRLRLAMRISEIKPAEAEKQAKAAFQGGVFESNADNCIMKHLSFPFNDDPAKLDFRGNGLSYGFIGDQGGDHFSSLLINYLRDNGDPRLTMLATPKTASSTGGGGPKPGENLYEGVVPGSFIWEVPGGSEAVSDIQPYYQQLTTPFLHVSYSESQLLLAEAAYRGWISGSAADFYKKGVEAGVKQLEIYGAPAASQASINTYLSAKPLVAGTEKEQIATQLWVTYLFNSIEAYSNWRRTGFPHLVPITNSDSGTGGVVPTRLYYPNDEMQKNQKNYEEAVARLGGKNDWLGKVWWDAN, from the coding sequence ATGAAAACTAAGCATATAATAATAGTTCTACTTTCAGTATTTACTGTAGTAGGCTGTACAGACAACTTTGATGAGCTGATAAAAGATCCGGTTGCGTTAAGTCCAAATCCGGCAGGTCAGCTCACATTTACTCAGTTATGTATGTCCGGTAATGGATATTATCAACATAGAACCAATTTGATATATTCGGGAGGTTTTATTCAGCATTATTCCGGTTCATGGGCAGTAACAGAATATGGCGGAAAATTTAAGCCAGTCGATGATTATGCAACGGCGCTATGGAGAAGTGTATATTCTAATGAAATGAAAAATGTTGTAGATATCATTGATAAGACTAGTGGAGATCCTGCGGCGAGAAATATGAATGCTGTTGGTAAAATTATGAAAGTAATGATTGCACAGCGTTTAACTGATATTTATGGAGATGTTCCTTATTCTGAAGCTGGTTTGGGTTTCTCTAAAGGAATCGTAACTCCTAAATATGATAAACAAGAAGATATATACAATTCCTTTTTTAAAGAATTAGAAGAAGCTTCTGCCCAGTTAAATGCTGGTGGAGGCTCAGTAAAAGGAGACTTATTTTATAGTGGAGATATTTCAAAGTGGAAAAAACTTGCCAATACAATGCGTTTACGTTTGGCTATGAGAATCTCAGAAATAAAACCCGCAGAAGCAGAAAAGCAAGCAAAAGCAGCTTTCCAAGGTGGAGTTTTTGAAAGTAATGCTGATAACTGTATTATGAAGCATTTGAGTTTTCCTTTTAATGATGATCCTGCAAAACTTGATTTTAGAGGAAACGGATTGTCTTACGGTTTTATTGGAGATCAGGGAGGAGATCACTTTAGTTCTTTGCTTATTAATTATTTAAGAGATAATGGAGATCCTAGATTAACGATGTTGGCAACGCCAAAAACAGCAAGTTCAACAGGTGGTGGAGGACCTAAACCGGGAGAAAATTTATATGAAGGAGTTGTTCCGGGATCTTTTATCTGGGAAGTTCCGGGAGGTTCAGAAGCAGTATCAGATATTCAACCTTACTATCAGCAATTAACGACTCCGTTTTTACATGTGAGTTATTCAGAGTCACAATTGTTATTAGCAGAAGCGGCTTACAGAGGATGGATTTCAGGTTCAGCAGCAGACTTTTATAAAAAAGGAGTTGAGGCAGGCGTAAAACAGTTAGAAATTTATGGTGCACCTGCTGCAAGTCAAGCTAGTATCAATACTTATCTATCTGCAAAACCGTTAGTGGCAGGAACAGAAAAAGAACAAATTGCAACACAACTTTGGGTTACTTATTTGTTTAATAGTATCGAAGCTTATTCAAACTGGAGAAGAACAGGATTTCCTCATTTAGTACCAATAACAAATTCAGATTCCGGAACTGGCGGAGTTGTACCAACACGTTTGTACTATCCAAATGATGAGATGCAGAAAAATCAGAAAAACTATGAGGAAGCTGTCGCAAGACTTGGAGGAAAGAATGATTGGTTAGGTAAAGTTTGGTGGGATGCAAATTAA
- a CDS encoding RagB/SusD family nutrient uptake outer membrane protein has protein sequence MKNKLLIFGSVLALALGSCTNNFEDINTNETGFSNHELEQDFNQVKAPIKTMQRGMYILVADDWQGDIQFNLNADIFSGYMGTPHDFEGNRNNSTYVLLDGWNGAEWVQKYQREMVNAYNLEKLTKGKFPQFYAWSLILKVYAMHKTTDYYGPIVYSGFGNADGTTPYDSQKAVYDQFFAELKTAIDILNAKIVEDPSIAPEKVTFFPDPKDPTDGTTAKGKMLNWIKFANSLRLRLAMRISNIDPVKAKAEAEAAVSGFGVITTNNENMAYLAEHPVKTYTGPWADINAGGAITSIMNGYNDPRRETFFHTAKGGVYQGIRMGSIVDAEYRTAQADLFSKVGPIVENDMIPWFNASESHFLKAEAALKGWNVGGSAQSFYESGITTSFAQLGAGSASAYINDDTSMPANFTDPLNPTNNIAAQNLVSVKWSDAASNEVKLQKIITQKWIAIFPDGQEAWAETRRTGYPKLFLPANNFSGGKIPDGTFVRRVNFYVNEKTGNPAGYAQGVSLLGGPDTGATRLWWDTGVNKF, from the coding sequence ATGAAAAATAAATTATTAATATTTGGTTCAGTTTTAGCTCTTGCATTAGGCAGCTGTACAAATAACTTTGAGGATATAAATACCAACGAGACCGGTTTTAGTAACCATGAATTAGAACAAGACTTTAATCAGGTAAAAGCGCCTATTAAGACAATGCAAAGGGGGATGTATATCCTGGTTGCAGATGACTGGCAAGGAGATATTCAGTTTAACTTAAATGCTGATATTTTTTCAGGATATATGGGGACACCTCATGATTTTGAAGGTAATAGAAACAACTCAACTTATGTTCTTTTAGATGGTTGGAATGGTGCAGAATGGGTTCAGAAGTATCAAAGAGAAATGGTTAACGCATACAACCTTGAGAAATTAACAAAAGGAAAATTTCCTCAGTTTTATGCTTGGTCTTTGATCTTGAAAGTTTATGCAATGCACAAAACTACTGATTATTATGGACCTATCGTTTATTCAGGTTTTGGAAATGCTGATGGAACGACTCCTTACGATTCTCAAAAAGCAGTTTACGATCAGTTTTTCGCCGAATTGAAAACAGCTATAGATATTTTGAATGCTAAAATTGTTGAAGATCCAAGTATTGCACCAGAAAAAGTAACTTTTTTCCCTGATCCTAAAGATCCAACAGATGGAACTACAGCTAAAGGTAAAATGTTGAATTGGATAAAATTTGCTAACTCTTTACGTTTACGTTTAGCAATGAGAATTTCTAACATAGATCCGGTTAAAGCAAAAGCAGAAGCAGAAGCAGCGGTTTCAGGTTTTGGAGTTATTACAACAAATAATGAGAATATGGCTTATTTAGCAGAGCATCCTGTTAAAACATATACAGGTCCTTGGGCAGATATCAATGCAGGTGGAGCGATTACTTCTATCATGAATGGTTATAATGACCCAAGAAGAGAGACTTTCTTTCATACTGCTAAGGGCGGAGTTTATCAAGGTATTAGAATGGGTTCTATAGTTGATGCTGAATACAGAACAGCTCAAGCAGATTTATTCTCTAAAGTTGGACCTATTGTAGAAAATGATATGATTCCTTGGTTTAATGCATCTGAATCTCACTTCTTAAAAGCAGAAGCGGCATTAAAAGGATGGAATGTTGGCGGATCTGCTCAATCATTTTATGAATCAGGAATTACAACTTCGTTTGCTCAATTAGGAGCAGGAAGTGCATCAGCTTATATTAATGATGATACTTCAATGCCAGCTAATTTTACTGATCCATTAAATCCAACTAATAATATTGCAGCACAAAATTTAGTATCAGTAAAATGGTCTGATGCAGCATCAAATGAAGTGAAATTGCAAAAAATTATTACTCAAAAATGGATTGCTATTTTCCCTGACGGGCAAGAAGCTTGGGCTGAAACTAGAAGAACAGGATATCCAAAATTATTCTTACCGGCAAATAACTTTTCAGGAGGAAAAATTCCAGATGGAACTTTTGTAAGAAGAGTAAATTTCTATGTTAACGAAAAAACGGGTAATCCAGCAGGTTACGCTCAAGGTGTAAGCCTTTTAGGAGGTCCTGACACAGGAGCAACTAGACTTTGGTGGGATACTGGAGTTAACAAATTCTAA